ACTCGAATCTAAGAAAGCGaacatataatttgtaaaaataaactctctgccagaaaaatatttatcttttgcgCTTCTTTATCAGTAGACCAAGCAAGATCAAGAGGTACCAGAATGTAGGAAAGCAgacattaatttgtaaaaatgattatattttgtactaGGCAATCATTAAATCTTACCTTTCGACATTCATCcttgtgtaaataaaaaaaaagagtggaTCACGGAAACGGAGTTCTTCAAGTAAATTATGTCCATCACCAAACTGGGTTCTTCTCCGAAAAATCTCTCTCACACCAACGGTTCGTACTCGTTTCTTCTTCCGCAGTTGAAGATACAAATATCCGGCCAAAATTAAGTTAAGAAACTGATAATGCCTCATAGCAGAATTCATTTGGAATTACCAAGCAAGAACGGTAGTTACCAACGAGAATGACAACAAATAACCTTCTATTCACGCTACGCTGTCAAATCATTTTTCAATGCACGCTGCTTCACGTTACGGCGATAAGTTCGTTACGTCCCGTCGCGTTCCGTCGCGTCCCGTTACGTAAAGTTCATCGTAATCCCGGCATAACGAGTGGAACGACTGGGACGTAAAGTTAATCTGTCAGAAATAGACAAATTTGACGtgattgttttaatataaattataacacatTAAGCatgagatatattaatatacataatataaatatatatatacataatataaatttgaatatttttgaaatatttaccttcctccctcccttcctccctctctctctctctctctctctttctttttactttctctTAAGCAGATTTTTCTcgtcttcttcctctcttATTCGTCttctttaactttatattaatgatacCCTCATCACGAAAAATAACAgaattcatattaattaatgctaTCACCGCGTTTTCATTATCGacgtcaaaatttatatacgtacCTTTCTATACGGGCGTAATCTTCTAATCCGACATTCGGTCAAACTGTCAAAAGCACGGTCGGTATTCACGACCGTGGTCATCAAAAGTAAACCTCGCGCGATGACATGCGAAGCAAGTCGTGCACACAAGCGAGATAATCAGTCAGCATCCCGAAAAAGAGGCTTCAAGACTTCGATACATTCGAGTTCGAGATTTCATGCCTTCTTTAGAAgaggattttatttttctttttatcattcGTGCTCATTCTGGTTTTCCGCTTCTTCCTTTACAACATCTGCTGAGAGGGCGTTAGATTTTCAAGGCGTCAGATTTTCAAGCTATGCGACTCGTACGACTGGCagatctttaataatattcactCAATGCTTGAGTGAGCGAATGAATGAATCGTCGTCACGCATATCAATTATGTTTGGAATTTTTGGGAATTGAGTGCTGGTCTTTCTGAAGAAGATATCTATTatgtattgttaaaaaatctgtttatttattataataaactgaaGAAATGGTAATCTCTCTTAGGAATATTACTCATGAATTACAGAAATGGGTTTGATTCATCGTAGGAAAATTGAATAGGATGTAAATGAACAACTCGGAACGAGAATGTTGACGTACACACGATGCACGTGTAAAAGACGAGATATACTAAATGCTTGCAAAAACGAGTTAACTTATAAATACGAgttaacttttataaattcatgaaaaaagaaaaagaaaggctGTTTCATCTCTGCTCCGAAGGAAGAATTATGTCAttcgcaaaaattaaattcggagcatttttataaatattgtgtatTTTCATGTGTAACGAAACTTGAAGTTATCTGATATGATAGACATAGACATAGACATGTTTTACATCATACCTCCAAATGGTGAGATACCACTTTATGTTTTGGAAGATTGTATTTTGACCAGATTAGATTATTTAAGGCTTCTGAGTGAAGGATCTGCTAATGGATTTGATGggaaatttgaatatttattagaaaattctGCTTACGATAAAATTGGACACTTTGTATTACGGTAAGCACATgttacaattttgtatatcaatctttaatattaaatacaatatgacttgaatatttaaatgatgATAAGTAATATTAGTAAGAGTAATAGTAATATACAATGAAGAAAAATTCGTGTGTCCTAAATAATAGAATTGAACAACTGTcagaattgtaaaaatattgtatatttctaattaattaacgattgTCACTTTTTGTTTTAGATTATTAGCTTCCACGTCGTCAGATTTATGTACATATTGGATAGCCAAAGAATCATTGTTATTTAAGCATAGATTAGATAATATATCGCCTAgacaattacataaattattgaagCAAATTATATGGAAGCTGCAAGTGTTTAAAGACAAGAAAAATGCAATTGACACAACTTTGATTGagttatgcaaattttattcgcaACCCTTAGTTTTCAAACATCTTGTGTCAAACTGTCACGATTGCAATGACTTTCAATACAAAGGTATGTACGAGTACAGAGTATCACTTGCATACAGGAGATTTTCAAATAAGCTaactaatatttcttatttcacaTTTCAGTGAGATTCAAAATAGTACCGGACTtggtgaaagagagagaactaGTCCTTaataatggaaatattatCACGTACTGTTCAAATTGGAAAAAAGTGCTTCAATcattatttagtaattatgTAACTAGTGAAATGAGTATCATGAAGAGACAGGCGCAATACACCGTAAAATATGACCTTAGATTCCACattttgaataagaaaattcaaTCTTATCTCTTCGAAGAGGGCATTGCTCATGGAAAAGTAACTGTTAATAACATAGAGACGGAAGCACAGAAATTCCCATTGTGCATGCAACATTTGCATTCTCTACTAAAAAGTAGACATCGACTCAGTCACTACGCGCGCTTATACTACAGCCTTTTTCTGAAAGAAATAGGAATGACGTTGGAAGATTCAATTGTATTTTGGAGGCAGGAATATTCCAAGCCACACACTTGCACTTCAGTATGCTCGCATAATTGGCAATCCAACGAAAAGAAATTCATATACAGTATCAGACATATGTACGGTTTGGAGGGATCACGGAGAAATTATAAGACACCTGACTGCAATCTGATTTGcgtaagtataaaaattttcacacacgcataagaaattcttttataattttatacaaacttCACCATTAGAGCTATTTTTCTCAAACATCGAAACTGTTGTAGACTGGTATTAGTGGAGCAACGTACGAGGGTGGTTGTCCTTTCAAGGATTTTGATATGGGTGCACTCAGAAATCTTTTACGAGCTTCATTAACTGAAGGCGAAATTgagaaatttgtaaataatatatctattaaagaTCCAGAAGTTCTCTGCACTGCATTTCTGAAACTTGTACGCAAAGACGACGTTAACGATGTCACTATCAAAAGTCCGGTACAATACTACCAAAGAATGGCTGattaatatagattttaattttcctatattgaaaaatttatataacaatttatactGTCTATCCTTGtcagtatttattattgtttaatccATGTTGTTGAAGAACATcctatcaataaatattttgtatatgttACGAAACagagttataaattaacatagacaaattatactaatatttatACGGTTATTGCTTGCTGAATGATCGCAAAGCATCTTCTACAACACGACGATTCACACCGTCTCCAACTAACACACCATATACCCCAAGTTTACCAACTTCCATGATATTTCTGGCCTCATCgtcaaaaaataacatatctttataatcaatatgagaatttttatgaatgcTGAAAACAATTCAGTTAAGTTATAGCTTTAAGCTTTAAGCTATTGTGTACAACACGATTCTTTATGCGTTTTATACGAGACTTACTCAGAAAAATGTGTGATTTTGCTACCAGGAAATATTTCAACGTACTTAAAGTACCTCTTCCAGCCAAATAGATCTAATAATTGTTTAGCTCCCTTTATTTCTGATGTACGTGACGCCACGCCGAGTTCATATCCTTCTCCTGATAATTGTTTCAATACATCAGGTACATCAGAGTAGTGACGTACGGTACGACCATGTGCGTCTACTACTTTATTTTGTGCActgaaattttctttatataagtctgataaaaattcttaaaatacattattttattagtttttttttattattttattatttttttaatgcacgCACCCTTTTCTAAACGGCGGATCTACATGAGTATCAACCCAAAACGGCCACAAGGTGTAATCTGAAATTCAATTGCTCTTTCCATTTTTCCAGAAATCAcactgaataatttttattgtaacagaaagaaaagaatatttttgggGATTTGTTAAGGTTATTCTACATAGAAGTTGTAGTCGtgagttgtaagaaattgaccaatcacagatTGAATATTCTCCTCAACTTCaaatgtgattggtcaatttcttacaactc
The Temnothorax longispinosus isolate EJ_2023e chromosome 7, Tlon_JGU_v1, whole genome shotgun sequence DNA segment above includes these coding regions:
- the LOC139815968 gene encoding magnesium-dependent phosphatase 1 isoform X1 gives rise to the protein MERKPKIIVFDLGTGREKLLSDYTLWPFWVDTHVDPPFRKGAQNKVVDAHGRTVRHYSDVPDVLKQLSGEGYELGVASRTSEIKGAKQLLDLFGWKRYFKYVEIFPGSKITHFSDIHKNSHIDYKDMLFFDDEARNIMEVGKLGVYGVLVGDGVNRRVVEDALRSFSKQ
- the LOC139815968 gene encoding magnesium-dependent phosphatase 1 isoform X2, producing MERKPKIIVFDLDYTLWPFWVDTHVDPPFRKGAQNKVVDAHGRTVRHYSDVPDVLKQLSGEGYELGVASRTSEIKGAKQLLDLFGWKRYFKYVEIFPGSKITHFSDIHKNSHIDYKDMLFFDDEARNIMEVGKLGVYGVLVGDGVNRRVVEDALRSFSKQ
- the LOC139815967 gene encoding uncharacterized protein, with product MIDIDIDMFYIIPPNGEIPLYVLEDCILTRLDYLRLLSEGSANGFDGKFEYLLENSAYDKIGHFVLRLLASTSSDLCTYWIAKESLLFKHRLDNISPRQLHKLLKQIIWKLQVFKDKKNAIDTTLIELCKFYSQPLVFKHLVSNCHDCNDFQYKVRFKIVPDLVKERELVLNNGNIITYCSNWKKVLQSLFSNYVTSEMSIMKRQAQYTVKYDLRFHILNKKIQSYLFEEGIAHGKVTVNNIETEAQKFPLCMQHLHSLLKSRHRLSHYARLYYSLFLKEIGMTLEDSIVFWRQEYSKPHTCTSVCSHNWQSNEKKFIYSIRHMYGLEGSRRNYKTPDCNLICTGISGATYEGGCPFKDFDMGALRNLLRASLTEGEIEKFVNNISIKDPEVLCTAFLKLVRKDDVNDVTIKSPVQYYQRMAD